From a region of the Alosa sapidissima isolate fAloSap1 chromosome 9, fAloSap1.pri, whole genome shotgun sequence genome:
- the ier2b gene encoding immediate early response 2b has translation MNLNEEAKRIMAISISKLYSSRTQRGGLRLHRSLLLSLVMRSARDIYHSVQVLNETAEQQHTVPCEPQETVIEEPMDTSTDQTVPDVSIESTETDLTTDEEADIKPPKAEDGEWDKENRDWAQCDRHSRKRRGKAAAEPEFLPSKKARMDTEDDRRVGVLRSSNGNCCRSVEILTQISVPSAIEAF, from the coding sequence ATGAATCTGAACGAAGAAGCCAAAAGGATTATGGCTATTTCCATTAGTAAGCTGTATTCCTCGCGCACGCAGCGCGGTGGACTGAGACTTCACCGAAGTCTCCTACTCTCTCTGGTCATGAGATCGGCACGGGACATTTACCACTCCGTCCAGGTTCTCAACGAAACCGCGGAGCAACAACACACGGTTCCCTGTGAGCCGCAAGAGACGGTAATCGAAGAGCCCATGGACACGTCTACAGACCAGACAGTCCCCGACGTGTCAATAGAGTCCACAGAGACCGATCTGACGACTGACGAGGAGGCTGACATTAAGCCTCCAAAGGCAGAGGACGGTGAGTGGGACAAAGAAAACAGAGACTGGGCTCAGTGCGACCGACATTCCAGGAAACGGAGAGGCAAGGCAGCTGCCGAGCCTGAATTCCTCCCGAGTAAGAAAGCCAGAATGGACACAGAGGACGACAGACGCGTGGGAGTTTTGAGGAGTAGTAACGGGAACTGTTGTCGCTCGGTCGAAATACTGACTCAAATTTCTGTTCCAAGTGCTATCGAGGCGTTCTGA